CCAGGCTGGCCCCGGCCTTCTGGAGGTCCTGAAGCTGCTGGGTGAGCTGGTCGATGGGTTCTTCCACCATGCTCATGTACTGGTACATCAGGAAGGCGGTGCCCAGCGTGATCGCGCCCGCCGCGTAGAGGCCGATAGCGGACGCGAGGATGCCCACGTACCCCACCGCGAACAGCACCATGCTCAGCCACCACACCACGCTGCGGCGCTGCCACGAGTAGGTGGCCCGCCGGAAGAAGTCGCCCTGCACCCGCAGGAAGCCGCGCAGGTGGTGTCCGCCCGCCCCCAGCGAGCGCACGTCCTCCAGCCCGGCGAGGCGTTCTTCCACGAACCCGAAGAGCCGGGCGCTGCCCTCGCGCTCCAGCCGGGTGGGTTCCACACCCAGCTTGCGGACCCGGTTCATGGCGACGAGGGTGACCAGCACGAAGGCGGTCACGCCCAGCCCCACCCGCCAGTCGGTCAGGTAGAACATCACGACCGCGCCCGTCAGCAGCAGCGCCGCCCCAAACACCCGCACCGCGAACTGCGAGAAGAAGTTGCTCAGGGCGGTCACGTCCCCGTCGATGCGCTCGATCATCTCGCCGGGGGTGCGTTCCTTGTGCTCGCGCATGTCCAGCGAGAGCATGTGCCGCAGCAGGTCCACCCGCAGCCGGTTGGTGGCGGTCCAGCCCACCCGCGCCCCCAGGTAGGTGGCCCCGGCGTTGAGCAGTTGCACCCCCACCGCCAGCGCGAGGTAAAAGCCCGCGAGCTGCACCAGCCGCCCCACGTCGGCCCCCGCCCCCAGCCGCACCGTGTCCACGAAGCGGGCGAGCAGTTGCGGCAGCGTGAGGCTCAGGCCCGTCGCGGAGAGCAGCAGTGCCGCGAGGCCCGCCACCTGCCATTTCAGCGGCCCCAGGTAGCCCCGCAGCACGGCGAGCGACCCGCCGCGTAAGGGGGAGGAAGGAGGAGAGGGGGGCACGTCCGGCATTCCCCCAGGCTAGTGCGGGCCGGGGGCCAGGGGCATCCGCCGTGTGGCGCAGTGGGAGGCTGGCCGTGTCAGGAGACGCCAAACAGGGCCGCGCCCACCTCGTCCCAGTCGTCGGCCTCCAGGAAACCCAGATCACCGAGAATGCCGGTCCACTCGCCGGGATAGTACAGCAGCGCCCGCGCCGTGGCCTCGCGCACATCCTCCGGCGTGAGGTTCAGCGCCGCGCTCCACGCCCGCCGCGCGGCAGGCCAGCGGCGAAACTGGTTGACGGCGGGAGAAATCAGGTCATGGGCAGGGGGACCTGTCCGCGCGTCGCTCCAGTCGATCAGGGCCGTCAGGGTGACGTGTCCGCCCCGCTCATCCGCCAGCAGGTTCAGGAAGTTGAGGTCGCCGTGCAGGAATGCGGGGGGACGCGCGAATCCGGGACCATTTCGCACCACGTCTTGCAAGAGGGCTTCGGCACGGCGGGCGAGGGCGGGCGGGGCCTGCAACTCGCGAGGCAGCTCCAGGCCCTGATCCAGCAGGAGCCCGGCCCAGTCAAAGTGCAGGTCGGTGGGGGACGCGAGGCCCTGCACAGCCCGCAGCAGTTCGGCCTGCCGCGCGGCCAGCCGCACCTGCTCAGGCTCGCCCAGCGCGGCCCAGACCTTCCGCAGGGGTTGGCCGGGGAGGCGGGCGGTTACCAGATAGTTCCACTCCCCCAGCGTGCCGCCTGCCACCAAGTCGGGGGTCTTCAGCGGGAGGAGGCCCCCCACGGCCCGTAGAGCCGCCGCCTCCCGCCGCGCGTCCCCAGCCCAGAAGGGCGGCACCAACTTGACGACCACGTCCCCGAGGCCGAACACCGCATTCTTGCCCAGCCGGAAGCGGGTGAAGTTGCCCGCCGGGAGCCCGTGACGCTCACGGATCTCCTCCAGCGCCGCCCGCCAGGGGTCCAGGGGCTGCGCGTGGAGAGCCACAAAGGCGTCATAGGTGAGCGGTTCGGGCAGGAGCAGCACCCCGTCAGGCTAGGACCGCAGGTTTTCCGCCGCATCCGCCGGGTGGCGCAGCGGGCAGGCGGCTCAGCCCAGTTCGCGGATGCGGGCGAGCACCACTTCCGGCCGCACCGTGTAGTCCCCGGTCGACGCCTCCACATGCTCGAAGCGCACCACGCCCTCCTTGTCAATCAGGAACACGGCCCGCCCCGTGACCCCACGCTCGTCGATCGCCACGCCGTACTGCCGGGCCACACCCAGGTTGAGGTCGGCCAGCAGCGGCACCTCGATGCCGTACTCGGCGGCCCAGGCCTTGTGGGTATACACGCTGTCGCGGTTGACGCCCAGCACGACCGCCCCCGCTTCCGCGAAGTCGTCCTGCCGCCCGGAATACTCGGGCAGTTGCATGGAGCACACCGGGCTGAAGTCGAGGGGATAGAAGACCAGCACGACATGCTGATGTCCCCGGTAGGAGCTGAGGGTCACGGAGTCGCCGGAGGTGGAGGGCAGCGTGAAGTCGGGTGCGGGCTGACCGACGAGGCTCTGGCGGGAGGTCATGCCCAAAGTGTAGGCGGGTGGGGTGGGCTGGGTTTGTTGCGCCGACCCCGCAAAGCCCCCCTCACAACCCCAACCGCTCCAGTTGCACCCGGTAGACCCCGCCCACAGCCTCCCGCCAAGCGAGCACCGCCGCGCCCACAGCGTTCACCGCCAGCGAGGGCGAGCGGGCGTCCCGCCGGGGGTCGCGGTTCAGCGGCCCGCGCACCTGCCAGTCCCGCCCAGTCCAGTGCGCGGCGAAGACCTGTCCCACCCCGCCCCCTTCCTCCACCCAGGCGACGAGGGGCCGCCCCGCCCGGTCCAGCGCCAACGCCGGGGCTGAGGCCGCGCGGGTGCCCAGCCGCCCGCCCAGGGCCTGCCAGCCCTGCCCGGTCCAGCGCGAGACATACAGGGCGTCCTCGCCGCCTGCGTCCTCCAGCCAGGCGACGACCGGGCGCTCCTGCACGTCCAGGGCCAACCGGGTGGAGGCCACGTAGGTGCGCGGGCGGCGGTTGAGGCTGGCTCCGAGGGCCTCCCAACGGGTGCCGGTCCAGCGTTTGACGAACACGTCGCTTGCCAGCACGTCGCCCTGAAGCCAGGCCACCGTCGCCCGCCCCGCGCGGTCCAGGGCCAGGGCCGGGGTACGGGCGAAGACCAGGCCATTGTTGAAGGGTTCGCTGCGGGTCCAGGTTCGCGCCGCCGGGTCCCAGGCTCGCACGGTCAGGCGGCTGCCATAGGGGGTCCGCAGCGTCTCGCCCCAGGCCAGCACGGGTTCGCCCTCCCACGCGGCGACCGCCCGCGTCCGGGCCGCATAGGGCAGGTCGTCGCCCAGGTAGCGGGTGCGCCAGTCGGTCCACCCCTCCTCCCGGTAGGCCCGGAAGACCACCACGTCGTTGTCGCCGTAGTTCTCGTTCCAGACCAGCACCGGGGTCCCAGCCCGGTCCAGCGCGAGGTTGAGGCTGGACACCGGGCGCGGCTGATCGTAGTTCAGGACGCCGCCCAGTGCCTCCCAGGTGGCTCCCTGCTCCCGCCAGACCCGCAGGTGCCGCCCGGTGAAGGTGCCCCGCCCGCTGCTGAAGCGCCCGGCGTCGGTCATCACCGCGAGGACCAGCCGCCCGTCGGGAGCCGCCGCCAGCGCGAGCTCGCGCACCGGACCGGATGCGGCCAGGGCGGGGGGTGGGGCCAGGGTGGGCACCGGGGCGGAGGCACCGCCCAGGAGCGTGGCGAGGACGGTCAGGGTCAGGACCATTGCTGCCTCCATTCCGCGCCGGGCGGGAGCCGCATGGGGACAAGGCTCAAGTTAAACCGCGTCCCAGTTCACGGCTCCGTCAGGTGGGGGACCGTAGCCTATCAGGGTAACGTCCCCCTCCCCTACCCCTCCGGCGGACTGCCGCACGCACGCCGCCTCACAAGGAGTTTTCCCGATGGCCGACATCCTGCCCCCCAACATGCTCAACGAGCGCCCCCGCACCCCGGCCGGGCTGCTCAGCAACGCCGAGAAGGACCGCCTGATCGAGCGCGGCTTCCTGGGCCTCTACCGCTGGTACACCGCCCGCAGCCAGGAGACGCGCAACTGGAACCCCGACCGCTCCTTCGAGTGGCTCAAGCTGCGTCAGGACCTGCCGCCGGAGATCGTCAAGGTCATCCAGGGCTTTTTCGCCGTCGAGCAGTACGCGCCCGACTTCACCTCCAGCCTCGTGAACCTCGTGCGACGCTCGCATGGGCGCAGCCACTTCCAACTGCGCTGGGGCAGCGAGGAGGAAAAGCACGCCGACGCCTGGGAGAACGCCGTGCTGTTCAGCGGCCAGCGGTCGCCTCAGTGGATCGAGGAATACAAGGAGCGCCTGCGGTCGCAGACCTGGGAACTCCCCTTCCCCGACGCCATCCACAACCTCGTGTACACCGTGTTTCAGGAGCGGGCCACCCAGCTCAACTACCTGAACATGATGAAAATCGCTCAGGGCAAGAGCGAGAAGCCGCAGTACGCGGGCTTTTCCGATCCCGTGCTCGCCAAGGTCGCGCAGACCATCGCGGTGGACGAGGCGGCGCACTACAACTTCTTCCTCGAAGGCGTGCGGATGTACCTCTACTACTACCCCGAGCGCACGCTGGACGCGATCAAGAACGTGATTGGGGGATTCTCCATGCCCGCCTCGGCTCTCGTGCCCGACTGGCAGGACTTCGCGGAAACGGTCTACCGCGCCGGGATCTACGGCCCGCGTGACTTCCAGCGCGACGTGATGCAGGTGGCCTTCCGCAACCTCGGCATCGAGAGCCGCAAGGCGCTGGAAGAGGGCATCAAGAAGACCCGCGAGGTCCCCGACTTCGAGGGCGGCAACCATAAGACCACCGCCATCTTCGACACCTTCGACTACGGGGCCGTCGAGGGCGACGTGCGCCGCCTGCACGTCAAGATTCAGGATTACGAGAAGGAGATCGGCTTCGACCGCTTCGACCCCACCGAGTTCGTGGAGAACCCGGAAGTGCCCAGGAAGGAAGGGCAAGCGGCCGACGACTGAGCCCCCCGCCCTAAGCTGACCTCCAGATGCGAACGCTGGAGGTCTTTCTCGTCTTTCTGCGGCTGGGGCTGACCAGTTTCGGGGGGCCAGTCGCGCACCTGGGCTACTTCCGGGGCGAGTTCGTGGAGCGGCGGGGGTGGCTGGGCGAGCGGGCCTACGCCGATCTCGTGGCGCTCGCGCAGTTTCTGCCGGGTCCGGCGAGCAGTCAGGTCGGGATGGCGCTGGGGCTGCTGCGGGCGGGCGGATGGGGCCTGCTGGCTGCGTGGGTGGGCTTCACCCTGCCGAGTGCGCTGCTGATGGTGGCCTTTGCACTGGGCGTGGCCCGCTTCGGGGGTGGGGCGGAGGCCGGGTGGCTGACCGGGCTGAAGGTCGCGGCGGTGGCGGTCGTCGCGCAGGCGGTCGCGGGGATGTGGGGGACTCTGGTGGGGAATGACCGGGTGCGGGCGGCACTCGCGCTGGGGGTCGCGGCCCTGCTGGTGGTATGGCCTGCGGCCGGAATGCAGGTCGCGGCCCTGGTGGTCTGTGCGCTGGTGGGCTGGCGGTTCCTGCCCGGCGCGGCGGCAGAAGCGGCGTTGCCCCCGGTGCCCGTCTCGCGGCGGGTGGGGGCGGGGCTGTTCACGCTGTGCGGGGGCCTGTTGTTGGCTGTGCCCCTGATGGCCGCGCTTGGGCCTGGGTGGGCGCTCTTCGCCACGACCTTCCAGGCCGGGGCGCTGGTGTTCGGGGGCGGGCACGTGGTCCTGCCGCTGCTGGAGGCGGGGTTCGTGCCGGGATACGTCACGCCGTCCACCTTCCTCGCCGGGTACGGGGCGGCGAACGCGGTGCCGGGGCCGCTCTTTACCTTCGCCACCTACCTGGGCGCGGCGCAGTCGGCCCTGCCCGCGTGGGCGGGGGCGCTGATCTCTACTTGCGGCATCTTCCTGGCCGGGGGCCTGCTGATGGCCGGGGCGCTGCCCTTCTGGGCGGCCCTCTCTGCCCGGCCCGCCGCCCGCTCCGCGCTGGCGGGGCTGAATGCGGGGGTCGTGGGCCTGCTGCTCGCCGCCCTGTATCACCCTGTCTTCACGGCGGGCATCCGGGAGCCGCGTCACCTCGCGCTGGCGCTGCTCGCCTACGCCGCCCTCACCGCCGGGCGCTGGCCCGCGTGGGCGGTGGTGGGGGCGTGCCCGGCCTTGGGAGCGGTGCTGTTCTAGAGCCGGGCTTCGTCCTCCAACCCGTAAATCTCCAGGAATCGCCGCATTCGCGCCTCCAGCGTGGGCAGCGGCGCGACCTCTCCACACACCCAGTCGGGCTGGTAGCTCCGGCACACGGCGGGCCGAGCGGCATACACCGCGCA
This Deinococcus sp. HSC-46F16 DNA region includes the following protein-coding sequences:
- a CDS encoding ABC transporter ATP-binding protein, whose amino-acid sequence is MPDVPPSPPSSPLRGGSLAVLRGYLGPLKWQVAGLAALLLSATGLSLTLPQLLARFVDTVRLGAGADVGRLVQLAGFYLALAVGVQLLNAGATYLGARVGWTATNRLRVDLLRHMLSLDMREHKERTPGEMIERIDGDVTALSNFFSQFAVRVFGAALLLTGAVVMFYLTDWRVGLGVTAFVLVTLVAMNRVRKLGVEPTRLEREGSARLFGFVEERLAGLEDVRSLGAGGHHLRGFLRVQGDFFRRATYSWQRRSVVWWLSMVLFAVGYVGILASAIGLYAAGAITLGTAFLMYQYMSMVEEPIDQLTQQLQDLQKAGASLGRISELLALRSGLPEGDRELPDGPLDLRFEDVTFRYDPEDPTAPAVLQDVSFHLPAGQTLGLLGRTGSGKTTLTRLVSRLYDPSEGQVRLGGVGTRDVRLSSLRSRIAVVTQDVQLFQASVRDNLTFFDPALPDEAVEAALHEVGLGDWLARLHEGVRTPLPTGSLSAGQAQLLAFARVMLRDPAVIILDEPSSRLDPATEAQLTRAMTRLLSGRTAIVIAHRLDTVARADRILVLDAGRVVEDGARVVLAADGQSHYAALLRAGTLAEDGGVLA
- a CDS encoding phosphotransferase — its product is MLLLPEPLTYDAFVALHAQPLDPWRAALEEIRERHGLPAGNFTRFRLGKNAVFGLGDVVVKLVPPFWAGDARREAAALRAVGGLLPLKTPDLVAGGTLGEWNYLVTARLPGQPLRKVWAALGEPEQVRLAARQAELLRAVQGLASPTDLHFDWAGLLLDQGLELPRELQAPPALARRAEALLQDVVRNGPGFARPPAFLHGDLNFLNLLADERGGHVTLTALIDWSDARTGPPAHDLISPAVNQFRRWPAARRAWSAALNLTPEDVREATARALLYYPGEWTGILGDLGFLEADDWDEVGAALFGVS
- a CDS encoding peroxiredoxin, translating into MTSRQSLVGQPAPDFTLPSTSGDSVTLSSYRGHQHVVLVFYPLDFSPVCSMQLPEYSGRQDDFAEAGAVVLGVNRDSVYTHKAWAAEYGIEVPLLADLNLGVARQYGVAIDERGVTGRAVFLIDKEGVVRFEHVEASTGDYTVRPEVVLARIRELG
- a CDS encoding acyl-ACP desaturase, whose product is MADILPPNMLNERPRTPAGLLSNAEKDRLIERGFLGLYRWYTARSQETRNWNPDRSFEWLKLRQDLPPEIVKVIQGFFAVEQYAPDFTSSLVNLVRRSHGRSHFQLRWGSEEEKHADAWENAVLFSGQRSPQWIEEYKERLRSQTWELPFPDAIHNLVYTVFQERATQLNYLNMMKIAQGKSEKPQYAGFSDPVLAKVAQTIAVDEAAHYNFFLEGVRMYLYYYPERTLDAIKNVIGGFSMPASALVPDWQDFAETVYRAGIYGPRDFQRDVMQVAFRNLGIESRKALEEGIKKTREVPDFEGGNHKTTAIFDTFDYGAVEGDVRRLHVKIQDYEKEIGFDRFDPTEFVENPEVPRKEGQAADD
- the chrA gene encoding chromate efflux transporter translates to MRTLEVFLVFLRLGLTSFGGPVAHLGYFRGEFVERRGWLGERAYADLVALAQFLPGPASSQVGMALGLLRAGGWGLLAAWVGFTLPSALLMVAFALGVARFGGGAEAGWLTGLKVAAVAVVAQAVAGMWGTLVGNDRVRAALALGVAALLVVWPAAGMQVAALVVCALVGWRFLPGAAAEAALPPVPVSRRVGAGLFTLCGGLLLAVPLMAALGPGWALFATTFQAGALVFGGGHVVLPLLEAGFVPGYVTPSTFLAGYGAANAVPGPLFTFATYLGAAQSALPAWAGALISTCGIFLAGGLLMAGALPFWAALSARPAARSALAGLNAGVVGLLLAALYHPVFTAGIREPRHLALALLAYAALTAGRWPAWAVVGACPALGAVLF